In Solimonas sp. K1W22B-7, the DNA window GCGGCGGCTGGCCCGGGACCTTCCGCGACGTGGCGGCGGCGGTCGATCATCTGCGCACGCTCGCCAAGGACCGTCCGCTGGACCTGCAGCGACTGGCCTTCGCCGGGCACTCGGCCGGCGGACACCTGGCGCTGTGGGCAGCCAGCCGCCCTCGATTGCCCGCGACCAGTGCGCTGTTCTCGCAGGCACCGCTATTGCCGCAGCGCGTCCTGGGCCTGGCAGCGATCGCCGATCTCGCGCGCTACCCGCAGGACAACCCCGCCTGCGGCGCGGCCATCCCGCAGTTGATCGGCAAGGCAGCACTACGCGAGGTGTCGCCGCTGCAGATGCTGCCGCCGGCAGCGTCCGTCACTTTGCTGACCGGCGCCGACGACCTGATCGTGCCACTCTCGCAGGCCAGCAACTACGCGCGCGCCGCGACAACTGCCGGCGCGACGGTACAGGTCCGCAGCATCCCCGGCGACCACTTCGCCCTGGTGGCAGCCGATGGCGCCGCCCTGCAGGCGATCCTGTCGGCCCTGAAGGATGTGGCCGCGCGCTAGCCGAACATCTTGCGGAACTCCGCCTCGTCGGCCTCGATGGCCGCACGGAGTGCCGTCAGGCCCGGTGCCCGCGCACGCAGCTTGGTGGCGGCGAAGGCGGCGCGGTTGAGCTTGAACAGGCCGGCGGCAGCGGCCCTGGCCTCGGCCAGCAGTTGCTCCTGCGGCACGACGCGATCGAGGAAGCCCGCATCCACGGCAGCGGCAGGCGTGAAGATCTCGGCGTTGGTGACGGCGCGTCCGAAATGCGTGACCGCCAGGCGCATGCGGCAGATCTCGGTGGCCGCGTAGGGCATGGTCAGGCCGATGGCAACTTCGTTGGCGCCGATCTTGAAGGCGCCCTCGGCCCCCAGGCGCAGGTCGCCGCAGAGCAGCAGGAACGAAGCCATCGCCAATGCGTGCCCGCCCGCGGCGATCACCACCGGGCGCGGAAACTTCAGCAGGCGCTCGGCCAGCAGGAAGCCACCGATCACCAGCTCACGCGTCGGCGGACCGCCGGCGCCCATCACCGCGAGATCGAAGCCACCCGAGAACATGCCCTCGCGGCCGGTGAGCACCACCGCCGCGCGATCCGAATCGGAGCGGTCCAGCGCTTCGTTCAGCGCCACCAGCATCGCCGGCGACAGCGCGTTGGCCTTGCCGTTGTTCAGCGTCAGCGTCGCGATGCCGTCCTGCAGCTCGTAGTTGACCAGCGTGTCCATGGGAAACCTCCGGTAATGAGAAAAGTGATGGCCCCAGCCTAGGCACGGTCAGCCTGCGGCGGCAATGGCCGAAGTCACGGTAATTCATATTTTCAGAGGTCCGAGGACACTTGAACCTTGTCTCAGGGATCGACGACTGCAGCGGAAGCCAGCGCCCGCTGCAGCAACAGCAGCCGCAGATCGAACTCCACCTGGTGGTAGTCCGGCAGCATGTGCCGGCACAACTGGTAGAAGGCCTTGTTGTGCTCGCGCTCGCGCAGGTGCGCCAGCTCGTGCACCACCACCATCTCGAGGAACTCCGGCGCGGTCTCCTTGAACAGGCCGGAGACGCGAATCTCGGCCTTGGCCTTGAGCCTGGCCCCCTGCACCCGCGAGATCGCGGTGTGCAGGCCCAGCACGTTCTGCAGCACGTCCATCTTGTTCTGCCACTGCACCTTGTGCAGCGGCGGCGAACTCTTCATGTACGCCTGCTTGTATTCCTGCACGTAGTCATGGAGCGCGCCGTCGGTCTGGATGGCGTGCCGGCCGGGGTAGCGCTGCGCCAGGTGCCCGGCCAGGCGCCCCTGCTCCACCAGCTGGCGCACCTGCGCCTGCAGGTTCTCGGGGTAGGCGCCGAGGTAGCGGCGCAGTGTCGCCTCCACGCTCACGGCCGGCTCAGACCGCCTTCACGCGGATGCGCAGGCCCTCGCAGACCACCACCTGGCCGACGCGGATCTTGGCGGTCTTGCGGCTCTCGGGCGCGCCGTCCACGGTCACCAGGCCCTCGGCCACCAACTGCTTGCCGGCACCGCCGGAGTCGCAGATGCCGGCCAGCTTGAGGAGCTGGTTCAGCTCGATGAATTCACGGTCCAGCTCGAAATCGACGGTTTTCATGGGCGCATTTTAAGAGCTTATCCGTAAGTAAAACACGCACGCGACGGCGTGCCATTTTCGTGTCCCGCCAACCCTATCGACCCGCGGTGTACTTGACGTACATAAGGGGCGATAGGGGCCGCGGGGCGCGAAAATGGCCCCGTCCCTCCGGGTTGCGCCGGAAATCGCGCCATGCGGCGCCGGCCGCCGCTTATTTGGAACCACCAAACCGCGCGGCGGCCGACTTGCCTGGCGCGATTTCTGGCAGCAACGCGTGCGTGTTTTACTTACGGATAAGCTCTAAGCGCTGCACCAGTTCTGCACGAAATTCCGCCGGACTTGCACTACCGCGCCACGGCCGGCGCACGCCCGCCGCCCAGACTCTGTTTCCAGCAGCGGTTCCTTCCGGGCCACCGCTGCGGCGGCCGGGGACGGCCGCTCCCGGTCCGGGTTTCAGGGAGCAGGCACATGCAGGATCAGATTCAGGAAGATGCGCAGGAAGAACCCCCGGCCGGTCCGCGGAGCTGGCGGGAACAGCTGGGCGCGGTCGGGGAGGCTGCCGGCAGCGCCGCCTGGCGCCGTCGCGGCCGGCTGTTCGCACTGGGGCTGGTCGCCACGGCCGCCTATGCCCTCTACCAGTCGCCGCCGCTGCAGACCGTGCCGGCAGGTGAAGTCGCCGTGCGCAGCGACCGCCTGTTCGGCGGCCAGCGCGTATTCGGCGCCGGCCCGGTGTTCGCCCTGCCCGGCCTGCACGGGCTGCGCCTCTATTCGCTGCGCGACCGGGTGCTGCGCCCGGCGGACAGTGCCCGCGCCGACGGCAATGCGCCGTTCCAGTCCAAGGAAGGCCTGTCGCTGGGCGTGGACCTGAGCCTGCGCTACGCCCTGGACCCCAGGCAGATCACCGAGATCGCCCGGCAGTTGCCCGAAGACATCGATCACGACGTGGTGGAGCCGGCCCTGCACGGCGTGATCTACCGCATCTTCACCCGCTACACCGTCAAGGAGATCTTCTCCACCAAGCGCGCCGAGATCCAGCAGCAGATCGCCGCCGAGCTGAAACCGCGCCTGGCCGCCGACGGCATCCTGCTGCGCGACGTGCAGCTGGGCAACGTCGACCTGCCGCGCGAGTACCGCAACGGCATGGACCAGCTGCTGGCCGAGGAACTGGCCACCGAGAAGATGCAGTACACCCTGGCGCTGAAGGACCAGCAGGTGAAGGAGACGGCGCTGGAAGCCGACGCCGACAAGGTGCGCCGCGAGAAGGCCGCCGAAGCCGCCGGCAACGAGCAGATCATCGCCGCCCGCGCGCAGCAGGAAGCGATGAAACACGTGCTGCCGTTCAAGGAAAAACAGATCGAGCAGCGCAAGCTGGAAGCCGAGGCCGAGAAGATCTCGCGCATCCGCTACGCCGAGGGCAATGCCGAGGCGCGCCGCATCGAGGCCTCCGGCGAGGCCGACTCGCGCCAGAAGCTGGCCGACGCCGAGACCTACCGCCTGGAGCACATCGGCAAGGTCACCAGCGGGCAGATGGAACGCGATGGCGAACTGCTCAGCAAACACCCGCTGCTGATCCAGAAGATCATGGCCGACAAGCTGTCCGACAAGGTACAGGTGATCATCGCCTCGCCGCCGGCCAGCGGCGGCTTCATCGGCTCCGCCCTGC includes these proteins:
- a CDS encoding alpha/beta hydrolase family protein; translation: MRPFRMLLCLLAAFALPATAAPLRLAYGDATQQYGLLHLPAGQGPHPVLVLMHGGCWQHSIAGPEHLEPLAASLGRAGWAVWNIEYRGVNEAGGGWPGTFRDVAAAVDHLRTLAKDRPLDLQRLAFAGHSAGGHLALWAASRPRLPATSALFSQAPLLPQRVLGLAAIADLARYPQDNPACGAAIPQLIGKAALREVSPLQMLPPAASVTLLTGADDLIVPLSQASNYARAATTAGATVQVRSIPGDHFALVAADGAALQAILSALKDVAAR
- a CDS encoding crotonase/enoyl-CoA hydratase family protein translates to MDTLVNYELQDGIATLTLNNGKANALSPAMLVALNEALDRSDSDRAAVVLTGREGMFSGGFDLAVMGAGGPPTRELVIGGFLLAERLLKFPRPVVIAAGGHALAMASFLLLCGDLRLGAEGAFKIGANEVAIGLTMPYAATEICRMRLAVTHFGRAVTNAEIFTPAAAVDAGFLDRVVPQEQLLAEARAAAAGLFKLNRAAFAATKLRARAPGLTALRAAIEADEAEFRKMFG
- a CDS encoding M48 family metallopeptidase, whose protein sequence is MSVEATLRRYLGAYPENLQAQVRQLVEQGRLAGHLAQRYPGRHAIQTDGALHDYVQEYKQAYMKSSPPLHKVQWQNKMDVLQNVLGLHTAISRVQGARLKAKAEIRVSGLFKETAPEFLEMVVVHELAHLREREHNKAFYQLCRHMLPDYHQVEFDLRLLLLQRALASAAVVDP
- a CDS encoding RNA-binding S4 domain-containing protein — its product is MKTVDFELDREFIELNQLLKLAGICDSGGAGKQLVAEGLVTVDGAPESRKTAKIRVGQVVVCEGLRIRVKAV
- a CDS encoding SPFH domain-containing protein, whose translation is MQDQIQEDAQEEPPAGPRSWREQLGAVGEAAGSAAWRRRGRLFALGLVATAAYALYQSPPLQTVPAGEVAVRSDRLFGGQRVFGAGPVFALPGLHGLRLYSLRDRVLRPADSARADGNAPFQSKEGLSLGVDLSLRYALDPRQITEIARQLPEDIDHDVVEPALHGVIYRIFTRYTVKEIFSTKRAEIQQQIAAELKPRLAADGILLRDVQLGNVDLPREYRNGMDQLLAEELATEKMQYTLALKDQQVKETALEADADKVRREKAAEAAGNEQIIAARAQQEAMKHVLPFKEKQIEQRKLEAEAEKISRIRYAEGNAEARRIEASGEADSRQKLADAETYRLEHIGKVTSGQMERDGELLSKHPLLIQKIMADKLSDKVQVIIASPPASGGFIGSALLGQNSPPAVATAAVEESE